The following are encoded together in the Hippoglossus stenolepis isolate QCI-W04-F060 chromosome 12, HSTE1.2, whole genome shotgun sequence genome:
- the march8 gene encoding E3 ubiquitin-protein ligase MARCH8 isoform X2 yields the protein MNMPLHQISVIPRDVTSSRVSGSGKAKDKDKQNEKPLGHSASRSSNISKAGSPTSVNAPCSFSRTSVSPSSQDICSHDQDCPKQTAVVLLNSNGKTCQGSGGISVTTLCADASQACKHAKQRDWLSLLRPSSVNIRPASSLRFSMSLNDVGQRVDSLCRGLHFIDRTCSEGELELKAESAQPASLNRKAHTLNGKLAASPPLPPPNPSAFSTCTHPHLVPSFTNNYKYMQGIPPADCFTSDPAIVAPPPPPLSNAHLHPHHSPSANFLRLLLPFSRSSTSASLQCSELGSYGSHLQITKSSSIMLEGSETGFPPETGFPPEDALGDDSVFEEAWSSPALKGTGRLANPDTVTITGPAALLAPLCYMDMDEDSDLDRCSSPLSDKTGPLSRYSLSGDCCRICHCEGDDESPLITPCHCTGSLRFVHQSCLQQWIKSSDTRCCELCKYEFIMETKLKPLRKWEKLQMTASERRKIMCSVTFHVIAITCVVWSLYVLIDRTAEEIRQGILEWPFWTKLVVVAIGFTGGLVFMYVQCKVYIHLWKRLKAYNRVIYVQNRPETCKKVALEKPPLMEPSLENKEALVPTQSDTNSSQYTETEDYSMEVLHV from the exons aATGAAAAGCCTCTGGGTCATTCTGCGAGCAGGTCCAGCAATATATCCAAG GCGGGTAGCCCGACTTCTGTCAATGCTCCGTGCAGTTTCTCCAGGACGTCGGTTTCCCCCTCCAGCCAGGACATCTGCAG TCATGATCAGGACTGTCCGAAGCAGACCGCTGTGGTTCTGTTGAATTCTAATGGTAAAACCTGTCAAGGCTCTGGAGGTATTTCAGTGACCACCCTCTGTGCAGACGCCAGTCAGGCCTGCAAACATGCTAAACAACGCGACTGGCTCTCTCTGCTCCGCCCCTCCTCCGTCAACATCCGACCCGCCAGCTCGCTCAGGTTCTCCATGTCTCTGAACGACGTGGGCCAACGCGTGGACAGTCTCTGCCGCGGCCTGCACTTCATCGATCGCACCTGCTCGgagggagagctggagctgaaggCTGAGTCCGCCCAGCCGGCCAGCTTGAATCGAAAGGCGCACACGCTCAACGGCAAGCTGGCTGCATCACCCCCACTCCCACCCCCGAATCCTTCGGCCTTCTCCACATGCACCCACCCCCACCTGGTCCCTTCCTTCACCAACAACTACAAGTACATGCAGGGAATCCCTCCCGCCGATTGTTTTACATCTGACCCTGCCATCgttgcacctcctcctcctcctctttccaacGCCCACCTCCACCCGCATCACTCCCCGAGCGCCAacttcctccgtctcctcctccccttttcTCGATCCTCTACCTCGGCCAGCCTGCAGTGCTCCGAGCTAGGCAGCTATGGCTCTCACCTCCAGATCACCAAGTCCTCCAGCATCATGCTGGAAGGCAGCGAGACAGGGTTTCCCCCCGAGACAGGGTTTCCCCCCGAGGATGCACTGGGAGATGACAGCGTGTTTGAGGAGGCCTGGTCCAGTCCTGCTCTAAAGGGAACAGGCCGGCTGGCAAACCCAGATACAGTCACAATCACTGGCCCAGCCGCACTTCTCGCCCCGCTGTGCTATATGGATATGGATGAGGACAGTGACTTGGACCGCTGCTCGTCCCCTTTGTCGGACAAAACTGGGCCACTGTCACGCTATTCGCTATCTGGGGACTGCTGCAG GATTTGTCACTGTGAAGGGGATGACGAGAGCCCCTTGATCACACCATGCCACTGCACAGGGAGCCTGCGCTTCGTCCACCAGTCCTGTCTACAGCAGTGGATCAAGAGCTCTGACACTCGCTGCTGTGAGCTCTGTAAATATGAGTTCATCATGGAGACCAAGCTCAAGCCACTGCGCAAG TGGGAGAAGCTACAGATGACGGCgagcgagaggaggaagatCATGTGCTCTGTCACCTTCCACGTCATCGCCATCACCTGCGTGGTGTGGTCACTCTACGTCCTCATCGACAGGACAGCAGAGGAGATCAGACAAG gGATCCTGGAATGGCCTTTCTGGACCAAGCTGGTGGTCGTGGCCATCGGCTTCACGGGTGGACTGGTGTTCATGTACGTCCAGTGCAAAGTCTACATACATCTATGGAAGAGACTCAAGGCCTACAACCGGGTCATATACGTGCAGAACCGGCCGGAAACGTGTAAAAAGGTGGCGCTGGAGAAGCCGCCGCTCATGGAGCCGAGTCTGGAGAACAAGGAGGCGCTGGTCCCAACCCAGTCGGACACAAACTCCTCCCAgtacacagagacagaggactACAGTATGGAGGTGCTCCATGTCTGA
- the march8 gene encoding E3 ubiquitin-protein ligase MARCH8 isoform X3 → MNSCWKMKIQNEKPLGHSASRSSNISKAGSPTSVNAPCSFSRTSVSPSSQDICSHDQDCPKQTAVVLLNSNGKTCQGSGGISVTTLCADASQACKHAKQRDWLSLLRPSSVNIRPASSLRFSMSLNDVGQRVDSLCRGLHFIDRTCSEGELELKAESAQPASLNRKAHTLNGKLAASPPLPPPNPSAFSTCTHPHLVPSFTNNYKYMQGIPPADCFTSDPAIVAPPPPPLSNAHLHPHHSPSANFLRLLLPFSRSSTSASLQCSELGSYGSHLQITKSSSIMLEGSETGFPPETGFPPEDALGDDSVFEEAWSSPALKGTGRLANPDTVTITGPAALLAPLCYMDMDEDSDLDRCSSPLSDKTGPLSRYSLSGDCCRICHCEGDDESPLITPCHCTGSLRFVHQSCLQQWIKSSDTRCCELCKYEFIMETKLKPLRKWEKLQMTASERRKIMCSVTFHVIAITCVVWSLYVLIDRTAEEIRQAGRIPGILEWPFWTKLVVVAIGFTGGLVFMYVQCKVYIHLWKRLKAYNRVIYVQNRPETCKKVALEKPPLMEPSLENKEALVPTQSDTNSSQYTETEDYSMEVLHV, encoded by the exons aATGAAAAGCCTCTGGGTCATTCTGCGAGCAGGTCCAGCAATATATCCAAG GCGGGTAGCCCGACTTCTGTCAATGCTCCGTGCAGTTTCTCCAGGACGTCGGTTTCCCCCTCCAGCCAGGACATCTGCAG TCATGATCAGGACTGTCCGAAGCAGACCGCTGTGGTTCTGTTGAATTCTAATGGTAAAACCTGTCAAGGCTCTGGAGGTATTTCAGTGACCACCCTCTGTGCAGACGCCAGTCAGGCCTGCAAACATGCTAAACAACGCGACTGGCTCTCTCTGCTCCGCCCCTCCTCCGTCAACATCCGACCCGCCAGCTCGCTCAGGTTCTCCATGTCTCTGAACGACGTGGGCCAACGCGTGGACAGTCTCTGCCGCGGCCTGCACTTCATCGATCGCACCTGCTCGgagggagagctggagctgaaggCTGAGTCCGCCCAGCCGGCCAGCTTGAATCGAAAGGCGCACACGCTCAACGGCAAGCTGGCTGCATCACCCCCACTCCCACCCCCGAATCCTTCGGCCTTCTCCACATGCACCCACCCCCACCTGGTCCCTTCCTTCACCAACAACTACAAGTACATGCAGGGAATCCCTCCCGCCGATTGTTTTACATCTGACCCTGCCATCgttgcacctcctcctcctcctctttccaacGCCCACCTCCACCCGCATCACTCCCCGAGCGCCAacttcctccgtctcctcctccccttttcTCGATCCTCTACCTCGGCCAGCCTGCAGTGCTCCGAGCTAGGCAGCTATGGCTCTCACCTCCAGATCACCAAGTCCTCCAGCATCATGCTGGAAGGCAGCGAGACAGGGTTTCCCCCCGAGACAGGGTTTCCCCCCGAGGATGCACTGGGAGATGACAGCGTGTTTGAGGAGGCCTGGTCCAGTCCTGCTCTAAAGGGAACAGGCCGGCTGGCAAACCCAGATACAGTCACAATCACTGGCCCAGCCGCACTTCTCGCCCCGCTGTGCTATATGGATATGGATGAGGACAGTGACTTGGACCGCTGCTCGTCCCCTTTGTCGGACAAAACTGGGCCACTGTCACGCTATTCGCTATCTGGGGACTGCTGCAG GATTTGTCACTGTGAAGGGGATGACGAGAGCCCCTTGATCACACCATGCCACTGCACAGGGAGCCTGCGCTTCGTCCACCAGTCCTGTCTACAGCAGTGGATCAAGAGCTCTGACACTCGCTGCTGTGAGCTCTGTAAATATGAGTTCATCATGGAGACCAAGCTCAAGCCACTGCGCAAG TGGGAGAAGCTACAGATGACGGCgagcgagaggaggaagatCATGTGCTCTGTCACCTTCCACGTCATCGCCATCACCTGCGTGGTGTGGTCACTCTACGTCCTCATCGACAGGACAGCAGAGGAGATCAGACAAG CCGGAAGAATCCCAG gGATCCTGGAATGGCCTTTCTGGACCAAGCTGGTGGTCGTGGCCATCGGCTTCACGGGTGGACTGGTGTTCATGTACGTCCAGTGCAAAGTCTACATACATCTATGGAAGAGACTCAAGGCCTACAACCGGGTCATATACGTGCAGAACCGGCCGGAAACGTGTAAAAAGGTGGCGCTGGAGAAGCCGCCGCTCATGGAGCCGAGTCTGGAGAACAAGGAGGCGCTGGTCCCAACCCAGTCGGACACAAACTCCTCCCAgtacacagagacagaggactACAGTATGGAGGTGCTCCATGTCTGA
- the march8 gene encoding E3 ubiquitin-protein ligase MARCH8 isoform X1, protein MNMPLHQISVIPRDVTSSRVSGSGKAKDKDKQNEKPLGHSASRSSNISKAGSPTSVNAPCSFSRTSVSPSSQDICSHDQDCPKQTAVVLLNSNGKTCQGSGGISVTTLCADASQACKHAKQRDWLSLLRPSSVNIRPASSLRFSMSLNDVGQRVDSLCRGLHFIDRTCSEGELELKAESAQPASLNRKAHTLNGKLAASPPLPPPNPSAFSTCTHPHLVPSFTNNYKYMQGIPPADCFTSDPAIVAPPPPPLSNAHLHPHHSPSANFLRLLLPFSRSSTSASLQCSELGSYGSHLQITKSSSIMLEGSETGFPPETGFPPEDALGDDSVFEEAWSSPALKGTGRLANPDTVTITGPAALLAPLCYMDMDEDSDLDRCSSPLSDKTGPLSRYSLSGDCCRICHCEGDDESPLITPCHCTGSLRFVHQSCLQQWIKSSDTRCCELCKYEFIMETKLKPLRKWEKLQMTASERRKIMCSVTFHVIAITCVVWSLYVLIDRTAEEIRQAGRIPGILEWPFWTKLVVVAIGFTGGLVFMYVQCKVYIHLWKRLKAYNRVIYVQNRPETCKKVALEKPPLMEPSLENKEALVPTQSDTNSSQYTETEDYSMEVLHV, encoded by the exons aATGAAAAGCCTCTGGGTCATTCTGCGAGCAGGTCCAGCAATATATCCAAG GCGGGTAGCCCGACTTCTGTCAATGCTCCGTGCAGTTTCTCCAGGACGTCGGTTTCCCCCTCCAGCCAGGACATCTGCAG TCATGATCAGGACTGTCCGAAGCAGACCGCTGTGGTTCTGTTGAATTCTAATGGTAAAACCTGTCAAGGCTCTGGAGGTATTTCAGTGACCACCCTCTGTGCAGACGCCAGTCAGGCCTGCAAACATGCTAAACAACGCGACTGGCTCTCTCTGCTCCGCCCCTCCTCCGTCAACATCCGACCCGCCAGCTCGCTCAGGTTCTCCATGTCTCTGAACGACGTGGGCCAACGCGTGGACAGTCTCTGCCGCGGCCTGCACTTCATCGATCGCACCTGCTCGgagggagagctggagctgaaggCTGAGTCCGCCCAGCCGGCCAGCTTGAATCGAAAGGCGCACACGCTCAACGGCAAGCTGGCTGCATCACCCCCACTCCCACCCCCGAATCCTTCGGCCTTCTCCACATGCACCCACCCCCACCTGGTCCCTTCCTTCACCAACAACTACAAGTACATGCAGGGAATCCCTCCCGCCGATTGTTTTACATCTGACCCTGCCATCgttgcacctcctcctcctcctctttccaacGCCCACCTCCACCCGCATCACTCCCCGAGCGCCAacttcctccgtctcctcctccccttttcTCGATCCTCTACCTCGGCCAGCCTGCAGTGCTCCGAGCTAGGCAGCTATGGCTCTCACCTCCAGATCACCAAGTCCTCCAGCATCATGCTGGAAGGCAGCGAGACAGGGTTTCCCCCCGAGACAGGGTTTCCCCCCGAGGATGCACTGGGAGATGACAGCGTGTTTGAGGAGGCCTGGTCCAGTCCTGCTCTAAAGGGAACAGGCCGGCTGGCAAACCCAGATACAGTCACAATCACTGGCCCAGCCGCACTTCTCGCCCCGCTGTGCTATATGGATATGGATGAGGACAGTGACTTGGACCGCTGCTCGTCCCCTTTGTCGGACAAAACTGGGCCACTGTCACGCTATTCGCTATCTGGGGACTGCTGCAG GATTTGTCACTGTGAAGGGGATGACGAGAGCCCCTTGATCACACCATGCCACTGCACAGGGAGCCTGCGCTTCGTCCACCAGTCCTGTCTACAGCAGTGGATCAAGAGCTCTGACACTCGCTGCTGTGAGCTCTGTAAATATGAGTTCATCATGGAGACCAAGCTCAAGCCACTGCGCAAG TGGGAGAAGCTACAGATGACGGCgagcgagaggaggaagatCATGTGCTCTGTCACCTTCCACGTCATCGCCATCACCTGCGTGGTGTGGTCACTCTACGTCCTCATCGACAGGACAGCAGAGGAGATCAGACAAG CCGGAAGAATCCCAG gGATCCTGGAATGGCCTTTCTGGACCAAGCTGGTGGTCGTGGCCATCGGCTTCACGGGTGGACTGGTGTTCATGTACGTCCAGTGCAAAGTCTACATACATCTATGGAAGAGACTCAAGGCCTACAACCGGGTCATATACGTGCAGAACCGGCCGGAAACGTGTAAAAAGGTGGCGCTGGAGAAGCCGCCGCTCATGGAGCCGAGTCTGGAGAACAAGGAGGCGCTGGTCCCAACCCAGTCGGACACAAACTCCTCCCAgtacacagagacagaggactACAGTATGGAGGTGCTCCATGTCTGA
- the alox5a gene encoding polyunsaturated fatty acid 5-lipoxygenase: MPSYTVTVATGDQWFAGTDDYIYITLVGTEQCSNRTLLDKPLYNDFERGAVDSYEVRVEEDLGELVLVKIEKRKYWVQDDWYCKYITVKTPFGDYLEFPCFRWLVGDKEVVLRDGRAHLPQDDKTSLVKQHRQKELDMRKKTYRWKEWQPGFPMSIDAEKHRDLPRDIQFDSEKGVDFVLNYAKAIENLCVNQFMHMFQSSWTDFDDFEKIFVRIKNTISEYVMQHWKEDFMFGYQFLNGCNPVVIRKCTKLPDKFPVTHEMVSSSLERELTLEEELKAGNVYIADFEMLEGITANCTDPCTLQYLAAPICLLYKNALNKILPIAIQLGQTPGEDTPIFLPTDAKYDWLLAKIWVRSADFQYHQNITHLLRTHLITEVFAIAMFRQLPAVHPVYKLLIPHIRFTIAINTKARDQLINEHGIFDKANATGGGGHVQLIQKATKTLTFRSLCFPDMIKARGMDSKEELPTYFYRDDGYSVWEATKSFLSDVVHIYYISDETVQEDMEIQAFIKDACSFGMQDFDHCEFPKSLKTREELSEYLTVVVFSASSQHAAVNFGQFDWCSWIPNAPSTMRKPPPSKKGVADVNLIIDSLPDRGRSSWHLGAVWALSQYQESELYLGMYPDEHFIEKPVKEAMEKFRTRLAEITSSIKRRNEGKKLPYYNMSPDKIPNSVAV; encoded by the exons ATGCCTTCTTATACAGTGACTGTTGCCACAGGGGACCAGTGGTTTGCAGGGACAGACGACTACATCTACATCACCCTGGTGGGCACGGAGCAATGCAGCAACAGAACGCTGCTGGACAAACCTCTGTACAATGACTTTGAGAGGGGGGCG GTAGACTCCTATGAGGTGAGAGTTGAGGAGGACCTAGGTGAGCTTGTGTTGGTgaagattgagaagaggaagtacTGGGTGCAGGACGACTGGTACTGCAAGTACATCACCGTCAAGACCCCCTTTGGAGACTATTTAGAGTTTCCCTGCTTCCGCTGGCTGGTGGGCGACAAGGAGGTGGTGCTGCGGGACGGACGAG caCATCTGCCTCAGGACGATAAGACCAGCCTGGTCAAACAGCACAGACAAAAAGAGCTggatatgaggaaaaaaacctACAG ATGGAAGGAGTGGCAGCCGGGCTTTCCTATGAGCATAGATGCCGAAAAACACCGGGATTTGCCTCGAGACATCCAGTTCGACAGTGAGAAAGGAGTGGACTTTGTGCTGAACTACGCTAAGGC GATagagaatctgtgtgtgaaccAGTTCATGCACATGTTCCAGTCCTCCTGGACCGACTTTGATGACTTTGAGAAGATATTTGTAAGaatcaaaaacacaatctcAG AGTATGTGATGCAACACTGGAAGGAGGACTTCATGTTTGGATACCAGTTTCTGAACGGCTGCAACCCAGTAGTGATCCGGAAATGCACCAAACTTCCCGACAAGTTCCCCGTCACTCACGAGATGGTTTCCTCCAGCCTGGAGAGGGAGCTGACTCTGGAGGAGGAACTAAAG GCAGGTAACGTCTACATAGCGGACTTTGAGATGTTAGAGGGCATCACTGCTAACTGCACAGACCCGTGCACGCTGCAGTACCTGGCAGCTCCCATCTGTCTGCTCTACAAGAACGCTCTGAACAAGATCCTGCCAATAGCCATACAG CTTGGGCAGACTCCAGGTGAAGACACCCCAATCTTCCTGCCCACCGACGCTAAGTATGACTGGCTGCTGGCAAAGATCTGGGTGCGCTCGGCTGATTTCCAGTACCACCAGAACATCACGCACCTGCTCAGGACACATCTCATAACAGAGGTGTTTGCGATTGCCATGTTCAGGCAGCTCCCAGCTGTTCACCCTGTTTATAAG CTTCTTATCCCACACATTCGTTTCACTATCGCCATCAACACCAAGGCCAGAGACCAGCTCATCAATGAGCACGGCATCTTTGACAAG GCCAACGCGACAGGCGGAGGTGGCCATGTGCAGCTGATTCAGAAGGCCACAAAGACTCTGACCTTCAGGTCCCTGTGCTTCCCCGACATGATCAAGGCCCGTGGAATGGACAGCAAGGAGGAGCTGCCCACCTACTTCTACAGGGACGACGGCTACAGCGTGTGGGAGGCCACCAAGAG CTTCCTGTCTGATGTGGTGCATATTTATTACATCAGCGACGAGACAGTGCAGGAAGACATGGAGATCCAGGCCTTCATCAAAGACGCATGCAGCTTCGGGATGCAGGACTTCGATCACTGTG AGTTTCCCAAGTCCCTGAAAACACGTGAGGAGCTGTCAGAGTACCTGACTGTCGTCGTGTTCTCCGCCTCATCGCAGCACGCAGCTGTCAACTTTGGACAA TTCGACTGGTGTTCCTGGATCCCCAACGCTCCTTCTACCATGAGGAAGCCTCCGCCCAGCAAGAAGGGCGTGGCAGATGTGAACCTGATCATCGATAGCCTCCCTGATCGCGGACGCTCCAGCTGGCACCTGGGCGCCGTTTGGGCCCTCAGCCAGTACCAGGAGAGCGAG CTCTACCTGGGCATGTATCCCGACGAGCACTTCATAGAGAAGCCGGTGAAGGAGGCGATGGAGAAGTTCAGGACACGGCTGGCAGAGATAACCAGCTCCATCAAGAGGAGGAATGAGGGAAAGAAGCTGCCGTACTACAACATGTCCCCTGACAAAATCCCCAACAGTGTCGCtgtttga